From Coraliomargarita parva, one genomic window encodes:
- a CDS encoding carboxypeptidase-like regulatory domain-containing protein — translation MNLSLLCEKLAAGHFETARRIGLQLLAEDTEPKDEVLLILHDALVNLADFKGARELLENHSEALAKRQFESSLRLAQDLRTLASENHYRLSEEAGQGYSWDEYIAKYRKLSAEALIEARKLAQTPDQEEQVDHAHAEQGRGPYDNPKPLEVPEFPPNPGSSLSGTIQWPDGSPVAGATVTLGLKVEVEVPDPDTFTSSAMDFAPRIGPMRKMTARTDAKGHFSIQDVPVGVHDFLAVTMDPLQHALPTRFLTRGIQIEQAGHTELGTLTIEKWTSAPAKAIESPHPNQFEANGTQWIKCAEWTLENPFYYDFPTQLLTLPMDSTSGSLRVRIESEEDHPFQINARNEVCLLTGLPRNQQRVIAVYQSESRDYTPTDPATSIQIETDSDGILQIDTGCASFRMPGPEAAIGTAPLLAVKGVDALWRGEGRFQLPEGVQISEQSSCIVETGPILVTVAHDYRLSDDSQLSLSFTALAGQALLLAEERTTAADAAFEFSLREFSGGRSYLHWCVENGSRHWTQIEAKDSTLAQLQESIAWWIPPNGFACAMTPEGLEKKDYIGVFSRLRGQWDDKLFESYSKGPLDRDGTRNRELEWPYPEMVGSTVSMISAHSSADADAYFRFPFFEGTRHWGLLVSSFDQNDGHDKALGRIQHAYSSPRLQELKDWHFDEPDQVERPHLITERKDLIHLRKKAQSGPFSGLWQKIQSEEKTPGPRDGVVFAIDADPMLAWKKRIQLTEEVNIRSKMTLLGRDWGDMYSPVGGRSITTAVEEYDCLAPSGVFTKKEERRIRAHFILMAHMFMEPDFMNWKYGGRNANFEADRVDIVGAIGLVFLGHPDAEKFTQHVIERNQSALLAYCTPGSGRWYENPACYYLHASRCRINLIFHLAHKGLIDINEIPRLKDFLRWGIHLLTPPHPVDYQVMHAGDAESYAAADKVRKVPPVGDHAGIGRWLSEHYAFISKLYETSDPEFAEELKQAYFAANADGQRLLGQGSWENNGPETGPHSEFTSANFGNLPLFFCNFEADDLPSTLTVKPTGRRLEGFGAVFRNQVNQSDESYLLTYQGPGGYRYQRSQGSFIYFAKGIPLVFDGGEAGETWRHNTLSFHDVHMPLSSGHVERHFDAEGIQFCQGVHPVILKPGDPVFLNDDCRHTLVEECYRRFEIEQPAVSRCFTWIDDDYLIIHDDLQHAQTVKSHWHIQVAGEAPQAMENNGFRFPGRFGLDLQVILPDQTFIAQKSEKIPVSYYSGTPDEWFAMQHLQLSGSNQTSYLAALKPLEAGATSDFKCESLKQGEQIIGSHITEAANEDFLWFQRDGLTWNNDQLSFAGSFGAYLQRPDTTRWVLLAAGSLTTDELKLESDGPSVVLNLKDGQLSIHAEGQGSIRIQSCDVSQPTEINVDGSIHESIDPSAVLTT, via the coding sequence ATGAATTTATCTTTACTCTGTGAAAAGTTGGCCGCCGGTCACTTTGAAACCGCCCGCCGAATCGGACTCCAGCTTCTAGCCGAAGACACGGAGCCCAAAGATGAGGTGCTCCTCATCCTACACGATGCACTCGTCAATCTCGCCGACTTCAAGGGTGCACGCGAACTCCTGGAGAACCACAGCGAAGCCCTGGCCAAGCGCCAATTCGAGAGCAGCTTGAGGCTCGCTCAGGATCTCCGAACCCTAGCCAGCGAGAATCACTACCGTCTTTCCGAAGAAGCCGGGCAGGGTTACAGCTGGGATGAGTATATTGCTAAATACCGTAAACTTTCCGCGGAAGCTTTGATCGAAGCCCGTAAATTGGCACAGACCCCCGACCAGGAAGAACAAGTCGACCACGCCCATGCGGAACAAGGACGCGGGCCCTACGACAATCCGAAGCCACTGGAAGTGCCCGAATTCCCGCCCAATCCGGGCAGTAGTCTCAGCGGAACCATTCAATGGCCCGACGGCAGTCCGGTCGCCGGGGCCACAGTAACCCTTGGCCTCAAGGTCGAAGTCGAAGTCCCCGATCCGGACACTTTCACTTCGTCAGCCATGGACTTCGCCCCCCGCATCGGCCCGATGCGAAAAATGACAGCAAGGACCGACGCCAAAGGTCACTTCTCGATTCAAGATGTGCCCGTAGGCGTGCACGACTTTCTCGCGGTCACGATGGACCCGCTCCAACACGCCTTACCGACACGATTCTTAACCCGCGGCATTCAAATCGAACAGGCAGGTCATACCGAACTCGGCACACTGACCATCGAGAAATGGACCAGTGCACCCGCCAAAGCAATCGAATCCCCCCATCCAAATCAGTTTGAAGCTAACGGCACACAATGGATCAAATGCGCCGAGTGGACTCTCGAAAACCCATTCTACTATGATTTCCCCACCCAGCTATTAACGCTACCGATGGATTCCACATCGGGCTCTCTGCGTGTGCGTATTGAATCCGAGGAAGATCATCCCTTTCAAATCAATGCCCGGAACGAAGTCTGCCTGTTGACAGGACTACCCCGGAATCAGCAACGGGTCATTGCAGTTTATCAATCGGAGTCGAGGGACTACACACCCACCGATCCGGCCACATCGATCCAAATCGAAACCGACTCGGATGGTATCCTACAAATCGATACAGGTTGTGCCAGCTTCCGCATGCCCGGGCCCGAGGCGGCCATCGGGACAGCACCGCTCTTAGCAGTCAAGGGTGTCGACGCCCTCTGGCGCGGAGAGGGACGCTTTCAACTCCCCGAGGGTGTCCAGATCTCAGAGCAATCGTCATGTATCGTCGAGACAGGTCCGATTCTGGTCACAGTCGCACACGACTACCGACTGAGTGACGACAGCCAACTCTCACTCTCATTCACCGCACTCGCCGGACAAGCGCTGCTACTGGCCGAAGAGCGCACGACTGCAGCCGACGCCGCTTTTGAGTTTTCCCTTCGCGAGTTTTCCGGTGGACGCAGCTACCTGCATTGGTGTGTCGAAAACGGCTCTCGCCATTGGACTCAAATCGAAGCGAAAGACAGCACACTGGCCCAACTTCAGGAATCCATCGCCTGGTGGATCCCGCCCAATGGCTTTGCCTGTGCCATGACTCCGGAGGGGCTCGAGAAAAAGGACTACATCGGCGTCTTCAGCCGCCTGCGCGGGCAATGGGACGACAAGCTGTTCGAGTCCTACTCCAAGGGTCCCCTGGACCGCGATGGAACACGAAACCGCGAACTCGAATGGCCTTACCCGGAAATGGTGGGGTCAACCGTCTCTATGATTTCAGCTCACAGCTCGGCCGACGCCGACGCTTATTTCCGCTTTCCCTTCTTTGAAGGCACTCGTCACTGGGGCCTGCTGGTGTCATCCTTCGACCAGAATGATGGACATGATAAAGCTCTCGGACGCATTCAACACGCCTATTCCTCCCCGCGCCTGCAGGAGCTTAAAGACTGGCACTTTGATGAACCGGATCAAGTCGAGCGACCTCACCTCATCACCGAACGCAAGGATTTGATCCACCTGCGCAAGAAGGCACAATCCGGTCCTTTTTCCGGTTTGTGGCAAAAGATACAATCAGAAGAAAAAACACCGGGCCCCCGTGACGGAGTGGTCTTTGCCATCGACGCCGACCCCATGCTGGCTTGGAAAAAACGGATTCAGTTGACCGAGGAGGTGAATATCCGGTCCAAGATGACGCTTCTTGGGCGTGATTGGGGCGACATGTATTCACCGGTTGGCGGACGCAGCATCACAACCGCAGTCGAAGAATACGACTGTCTCGCCCCCAGCGGTGTCTTTACGAAGAAGGAGGAACGCCGTATCCGCGCACACTTCATCCTCATGGCCCACATGTTTATGGAGCCGGACTTCATGAATTGGAAGTATGGTGGTCGTAACGCCAACTTCGAAGCCGACCGGGTCGACATTGTCGGTGCGATCGGGCTGGTCTTCCTCGGACATCCGGATGCGGAGAAATTCACCCAGCACGTCATCGAACGCAACCAAAGCGCCCTGCTCGCCTATTGCACTCCGGGCAGTGGCCGCTGGTATGAGAACCCGGCCTGCTACTACCTGCACGCCTCGCGCTGCCGGATCAATCTGATCTTCCACCTCGCCCACAAGGGCTTGATCGACATCAACGAAATCCCGCGCTTAAAGGACTTCCTCCGCTGGGGCATCCATCTGCTCACGCCGCCGCATCCGGTCGACTACCAAGTCATGCACGCCGGCGACGCCGAGAGCTACGCTGCAGCTGATAAAGTGCGCAAAGTGCCGCCCGTGGGTGACCATGCTGGCATCGGACGCTGGCTCTCCGAGCACTATGCATTCATCAGCAAGCTCTACGAGACGTCGGATCCGGAATTCGCCGAGGAGCTCAAGCAGGCCTACTTTGCCGCCAACGCCGATGGGCAACGCCTGTTGGGGCAAGGCTCCTGGGAAAACAACGGCCCGGAAACCGGACCGCATTCCGAGTTCACTTCTGCCAATTTCGGTAACCTTCCGCTGTTCTTCTGTAATTTCGAAGCAGACGACTTGCCGTCCACATTAACCGTGAAGCCGACCGGCCGACGTCTGGAAGGCTTCGGTGCGGTCTTCCGCAATCAAGTGAACCAATCCGATGAAAGCTATCTCTTAACATATCAAGGACCGGGGGGCTATCGCTACCAGCGTTCCCAAGGCAGCTTCATCTACTTTGCCAAGGGCATCCCTTTAGTCTTCGACGGTGGTGAAGCCGGCGAGACATGGCGTCACAACACCCTCTCCTTCCATGACGTGCACATGCCACTGTCCTCAGGACATGTCGAACGACACTTCGATGCTGAAGGGATTCAGTTTTGCCAGGGCGTGCACCCGGTCATTCTCAAACCGGGCGATCCCGTTTTCCTCAATGACGACTGCCGCCACACACTTGTCGAGGAATGCTACCGTCGCTTCGAGATCGAACAACCCGCGGTCTCTCGCTGCTTCACCTGGATCGATGACGACTATCTCATTATCCACGACGACCTACAACACGCCCAGACCGTAAAATCACACTGGCACATTCAAGTCGCGGGCGAAGCCCCTCAGGCGATGGAAAACAATGGCTTCCGTTTCCCCGGACGCTTTGGACTGGACCTTCAAGTCATCCTTCCTGATCAGACCTTTATCGCCCAGAAAAGCGAGAAGATACCCGTTTCCTATTACTCCGGCACACCCGACGAGTGGTTTGCCATGCAGCATTTGCAGCTGAGTGGCTCCAATCAAACGAGCTACTTGGCCGCGCTCAAGCCGCTCGAGGCCGGAGCGACCTCTGACTTCAAATGCGAATCCCTGAAACAAGGCGAGCAGATCATCGGTAGCCACATCACCGAGGCAGCCAATGAGGACTTCCTATGGTTCCAACGCGACGGTCTGACCTGGAACAACGATCAGCTTTCATTCGCAGGCAGCTTCGGCGCCTACCTACAAAGACCGGATACAACCCGCTGGGTGCTACTGGCAGCCGGCAGCCTCACTACCGACGAACTAAAGCTGGAAAGCGACGGCCCTTCCGTCGTCCTCAACCTGAAAGATGGCCAGCTATCGATCCACGCCGAAGGACAAGGCAGCATCCGTATCCAAAGTTGCGACGTCTCACAACCGACCGAGATTAATGTCGACGGTTCTATTCACGAATCCATCGATCCCAGCGCTGTGCTGACCACATGA
- a CDS encoding GxxExxY protein has translation MNENREYMGSVGYTLIGAAFEVHREQGGGLSEEIYHESLEMELGFRSIPFVSKQELSVYYKGHILEKKFVPDLYVSSGVVVELKAVKGLNKDHERQLLNYMRVTRKAVGYLINFGPLDQLEWKRYLIKEFIPDEI, from the coding sequence ATGAATGAAAACAGAGAATATATGGGAAGTGTAGGCTATACTTTGATCGGTGCTGCATTTGAGGTGCATCGAGAACAGGGAGGTGGCTTGAGTGAAGAAATCTATCATGAAAGTTTGGAAATGGAGCTTGGTTTTCGCTCGATACCCTTTGTTTCCAAGCAGGAGCTTTCAGTTTACTACAAAGGTCATATTCTGGAGAAGAAGTTTGTTCCGGATCTCTACGTCAGCAGTGGAGTTGTGGTCGAGTTGAAGGCGGTCAAAGGACTCAATAAGGACCATGAGCGACAATTATTGAATTACATGCGTGTGACGAGGAAAGCTGTCGGCTATCTCATCAATTTTGGTCCACTCGACCAGTTGGAATGGAAGCGATATCTGATCAAAGAGTTTATCCCCGATGAAATATAA
- a CDS encoding beta strand repeat-containing protein produces the protein MKTVYPLASALLLTVSATYALDGTWDTANSDPDYTGNWSDSINWSGGTIASGTDATATIEYFTASGSGGANDATISLDSPFTIGNIIANGSGSGSTHNFTINGPSTLTMDVSSGAASITTNLSNGRDLTVNVILAGNDGLDLSATSDGDLVLGGANTYEGATTVDDGIIHVTSNTAFGATSGVAGSDTTTITSANGAIRVGDGVVLDAGETIHTTGSGGSSSFGAILAMDGDTAEVAGNIVMDGSTRFGTQGGATLELSGVISGAGGQNLSLSHDNDSATQGTLILSGANTYTGSTFIYRGTMQLADGDNRLPTSTVVQLGQVSSDSTLDLNGTDQSLDGIFNNQAGASTRTLTNTDNGNASVLTLTGSTDRSMMAGGDDDTIITGNLSLIQAGNSNFTLAETNTFTGDVTVNAGTVTLADGASMTVYIGANGVNNGFLGTANLALDGLLIFDLSGADATAGNSWTIIGAGVAESYGATFAVQDFTESEAGVWTLGDYTFTESTGVLTISAIPEPSAFAAILGGFCFLFIAKRPRRA, from the coding sequence ATGAAGACTGTTTACCCCCTTGCTTCTGCTCTACTCTTAACCGTTTCTGCCACCTACGCGCTGGATGGCACCTGGGATACTGCCAATTCCGATCCCGATTATACCGGCAACTGGTCGGATTCGATCAACTGGAGCGGTGGCACCATCGCTTCGGGCACGGATGCCACGGCTACGATCGAGTATTTTACTGCGAGTGGCAGTGGTGGTGCAAATGACGCCACCATCTCCTTGGACAGCCCCTTTACGATCGGCAATATCATTGCCAATGGCAGTGGTAGCGGCAGCACCCACAACTTCACCATTAACGGGCCCAGTACGCTTACGATGGACGTTTCCAGCGGCGCGGCGAGCATTACCACGAATCTATCGAACGGGCGTGACCTGACCGTCAATGTCATCCTGGCCGGCAACGACGGTTTGGACTTAAGTGCGACGAGTGACGGCGATCTCGTGCTGGGCGGCGCCAATACCTACGAGGGCGCCACTACCGTCGATGACGGCATCATCCATGTGACCAGCAACACCGCCTTTGGCGCCACTTCAGGCGTCGCAGGATCGGACACAACAACAATCACTTCCGCTAATGGCGCAATCCGTGTCGGTGATGGCGTCGTTCTAGACGCCGGAGAAACCATTCATACTACTGGTAGTGGAGGGTCCAGTTCCTTCGGGGCGATTCTCGCTATGGATGGCGACACCGCCGAAGTGGCCGGGAATATCGTCATGGACGGCAGCACTCGATTCGGCACCCAAGGCGGCGCCACACTGGAACTCAGCGGGGTGATTTCAGGGGCTGGAGGACAGAACCTCAGCCTCAGCCACGATAATGATTCCGCAACACAGGGCACCTTGATTCTTTCCGGCGCGAATACCTACACCGGTAGCACTTTCATTTACCGTGGCACGATGCAGCTGGCTGATGGGGATAACCGTTTGCCGACGTCGACGGTTGTGCAGTTGGGGCAAGTCAGCTCAGATTCGACACTCGATTTGAACGGCACGGACCAATCCCTCGACGGTATCTTTAATAACCAAGCTGGTGCCAGCACGCGGACCTTGACCAATACGGACAACGGCAATGCTTCGGTGCTGACCCTGACCGGATCGACGGACCGTAGCATGATGGCAGGCGGCGATGACGACACGATCATCACCGGCAACCTCTCTCTGATTCAAGCCGGCAATTCCAACTTCACCCTCGCCGAAACCAATACCTTCACGGGCGACGTAACGGTCAACGCCGGCACGGTGACTTTGGCCGACGGTGCGAGCATGACAGTCTACATTGGCGCCAACGGGGTGAACAATGGATTCTTGGGCACTGCCAATCTCGCTCTGGATGGTCTTCTGATCTTTGACTTGTCCGGCGCCGATGCCACCGCCGGTAACAGCTGGACGATTATCGGGGCAGGCGTCGCCGAATCGTATGGAGCGACCTTTGCCGTACAGGACTTTACCGAGTCGGAAGCGGGTGTGTGGACTTTGGGTGATTACACCTTCACCGAGTCTACCGGTGTTCTGACTATCTCAGCCATTCCCGAGCCCTCAGCCTTTGCTGCGATTCTCGGTGGATTCTGCTTCCTCTTCATCGCGAAGCGTCCCCGTCGGGCCTAA
- a CDS encoding glycoside hydrolase family 130 protein: protein MNIERLPTNPLFTPDNIKPSRPDVEIMCAFNPGATRFNGKRLLLLRVAEKAIPDEGCVATPIFDPETGEVHIQQFKLDDPDLELSDPRFFKHKGTIYLTSLSHFRIATSDDGLNFTIDDKPSIFPVGPYEAFGIEDARITEIEGTYYINYTAASDFGVVTALITTTDFKHFERKGIIFGPDNKDVALFPEKIHGRFQVFHRPAVVHTGKPSIWTAASENMLDWGRHEYVIGPRSAHWDCERVGAGSAPIKTSEGWLAFYHAADYNTRYCLGLLLLDLEKPWKVLARSNEPFFIPELPYECEGGFMPNVVFHNGTIDLGNGNLELYYGGGDLVTCGAKVKLDDLMNQLK, encoded by the coding sequence ATGAACATCGAACGTCTTCCCACCAACCCGCTCTTCACTCCGGACAATATCAAGCCGTCCCGCCCGGACGTCGAAATCATGTGTGCCTTCAATCCCGGGGCCACGCGATTCAACGGCAAACGCCTCCTACTCCTCCGCGTTGCGGAAAAAGCGATACCGGATGAAGGCTGCGTGGCCACCCCGATCTTCGATCCGGAAACCGGCGAGGTGCACATCCAACAGTTCAAACTGGATGACCCTGACCTGGAGCTCTCCGATCCGCGTTTCTTCAAGCACAAAGGCACGATCTACCTAACCAGTCTCAGTCACTTCCGTATCGCCACCTCGGACGACGGATTGAATTTCACCATCGACGATAAGCCCAGCATCTTCCCGGTCGGGCCCTACGAGGCCTTCGGTATCGAGGACGCCCGGATCACTGAAATCGAAGGAACTTACTATATCAATTACACCGCAGCTTCTGACTTCGGCGTGGTCACCGCACTGATCACGACCACCGACTTCAAGCACTTCGAGCGAAAGGGCATCATCTTCGGGCCGGACAACAAGGACGTCGCGCTCTTCCCTGAGAAAATCCACGGGCGCTTTCAGGTCTTTCACCGCCCGGCCGTCGTCCACACGGGTAAGCCCTCCATCTGGACCGCTGCTTCGGAGAACATGCTCGACTGGGGACGTCATGAATACGTTATCGGCCCACGCAGCGCCCACTGGGACTGCGAACGCGTCGGTGCCGGCAGCGCCCCCATCAAGACCTCAGAGGGCTGGCTCGCGTTCTACCACGCGGCGGACTACAACACACGTTATTGCCTCGGCTTACTCCTGCTCGACTTGGAAAAGCCCTGGAAAGTCCTCGCCCGTTCCAACGAGCCCTTCTTTATCCCCGAGCTGCCCTACGAATGCGAAGGCGGCTTCATGCCGAATGTCGTCTTCCACAACGGCACGATCGACCTCGGCAACGGTAATCTCGAACTCTACTACGGCGGTGGCGACCTCGTCACCTGCGGCGCCAAAGTGAAGCTCGACGATCTGATGAATCAGTTGAAGTAG